The following proteins are co-located in the Spirosoma montaniterrae genome:
- a CDS encoding LytR/AlgR family response regulator transcription factor — MKTLIIDDERLARNELRRLLENFPKIQVVGEAANADEALPMIDELEPELLFLDIQMPGKNGFELLQSIEGKTPEVIFTTAYDEYAIKAFEFNALDYLLKPVELARLSEAIHRVEEEQHAPEATTPAQGTKLLGENDQVFVKDGEKCWFVKLGKVRLFESMGNYVRLYFDDQKPLVLKSLNALEDRLNPTTFFRANRKHIINLQWIEKIEPWFSGGLLVTLRGGDKIEISRRQAIRFKDLLSL, encoded by the coding sequence ATGAAAACTCTTATCATTGACGACGAGCGGCTGGCCCGAAATGAACTGCGCCGGCTGCTGGAAAATTTCCCAAAAATTCAGGTAGTAGGCGAAGCCGCCAATGCCGATGAGGCTTTGCCGATGATCGATGAACTCGAACCTGAACTGCTGTTCCTCGACATTCAGATGCCGGGCAAAAATGGATTCGAATTGCTACAGTCCATCGAGGGCAAAACGCCGGAGGTAATCTTCACGACTGCCTACGACGAATACGCCATCAAAGCGTTTGAGTTCAACGCGCTCGACTATCTGCTCAAACCCGTTGAACTGGCCCGGTTGTCGGAGGCTATTCACCGGGTAGAAGAAGAACAACACGCACCCGAAGCCACCACCCCGGCGCAGGGAACAAAGCTGCTCGGCGAAAACGATCAGGTGTTTGTGAAAGACGGCGAAAAGTGCTGGTTCGTGAAATTGGGCAAGGTGCGGCTGTTCGAGTCGATGGGCAATTATGTGCGGCTGTATTTTGACGATCAGAAGCCGCTGGTTCTCAAATCATTGAATGCCCTCGAAGACCGACTTAACCCGACTACGTTTTTCCGGGCTAACCGCAAACACATTATCAATCTGCAATGGATTGAAAAAATTGAACCCTGGTTTAGTGGTGGTCTGCTGGTGACGCTGCGCGGGGGAGATAAAATTGAAATCAGTCGGCGGCAGGCTATTCGGTTCAAAGATTTACTAAGTTTGTAG